From Lycium ferocissimum isolate CSIRO_LF1 chromosome 12, AGI_CSIRO_Lferr_CH_V1, whole genome shotgun sequence, one genomic window encodes:
- the LOC132040130 gene encoding polygalacturonase-like, whose protein sequence is MMCKLSLLAIFPLFLIFLFNLSLATNTIYNVQNYGAKSNGKTDSSNAFLSAWSAACASTSAATIYVPRGSYLIRNAYFRGETCKSNVITIRIDGTLLAPSDYNVIGKSGNWIKFEKVTGVSIYGGTFDGQGAGLWACKTSGKKCPKGTTALAFYNSDKIIINGITAQNSQMFHILVDGCHNVKLQGVRVSAPGNSPNTDGIHVQSSSGVSIMNSRIGTGDDCISIGPGNSNLWIESIACGPGHGISIGSLGWKLQEAGVQNVTVKTVTFTGTDNGVRVKTWARPSSGFVRGVLFQHIVMANVQNPILIDQNYCPNHESCPHQGSGVKISDVTYQDIHGTSATEVAVKLDCSKTNPCTGITLEDVKLSYKDGSAKASCVNAGGRASGFEELTGCL, encoded by the exons ATGATGTGCAAACTTAGTCTCTTAGCAATATTCCCacttttcttgatctttctcTTCAACTTATCATTAGCAACAAATACCATTTACAATGTCCAAAATTATGGAGCAAAATCCAATGGCAAAACAGACTCATCAAATGCTTTTTTGAGTGCATGGAGTGCAGCCTGTGCTTCTACTAGTGCGGCCACTATATACGTGCCACGTGGAAGTTACTTGATTCGCAACGCATACTTCAGGGGCGAAACATGCAAGAGCAACGTTATTACTATACGCATTGATGGCACTCTCTTAGCTCCTTCTGATTATAATGTGATTGGCAAGTCTGGAAATTGGATAAAGTTCGAAAAAGTCACCGGAGTTTCTATCTATGGTGGAACTTTTGATGGACAAGGTGCTGGTCTTTGGGCTTGCAAGACCTCTGGCAAGAAATGTCCTAAGGGAACTACG GCACTGGCCTTTTACAACTCggataaaatcataatcaacgGAATAACTGCACAAAATAGTCAAATGTTCCATATTTTGGTTGATGGCTGCCATAATGTGAAGCTACAAGGAGTGAGAGTCTCAGCTCCAGGAAATAGCCCCAACACCGATGGAATTCATGTACAATCATCATCAGGAGTCAGCATTATGAACTCACGTATTGGTACTGGAGATGATTGCATCTCAATTGGCCCTGGAAATTCTAACTTATGGATCGAAAGCATTGCTTGTGGCCCTGGCCATGGAATCAG CATTGGAAGTTTAGGCTGGAAGTTACAAGAGGCAGGAGTTCAAAATGTGACAGTTAAGACCGTTACTTTCACCGGAACAGATAATGGTGTGAGAGTGAAAACTTGGGCAAGGCCTAGCAGTGGCTTTGTTAGAGGTGTCCTCTTTCAGCATAttgttatggctaatgttcaAAACCCAATCCTCATAGACCAAAATTACTGCCCTAATCACGAAAGTTGTCCTCATCAG GGCTCGGGCGTGAAGATAAGTGATGTAACATATCAAGACATACATGGAACATCGGCTACAGAAGTTGCAGTGAAACTAGACTGTAGCAAAACGAATCCATGTACTGGAATAACACTTGAAGATGTGAAACTTAGTTACAAAGATGGTTCAGCTAAAGCTTCATGTGTTAATGCTGGAGGAAGAGCTTCTGGTTTTGAAGAACTTACTGGCTGCttataa
- the LOC132040331 gene encoding polygalacturonase-like: protein MKIENPFSSFFLISLLSIFFTKSIADICPFNVVNYGAKPDGKTDSSNAFLTAWDSACGSSKPATIYVPQGKFLVKQAHFKGKCKNKAIMFRIDGTLVAPSDYNVIGNAKNWLLFEGVDGVSIHGGRLDGQGSGLWACKAYEKNCPRGATALGFSNSNNVAITGLTSLNSQMFHIVINGCKNVKLQAVKVFAPGKSPNTDGIHVQLSSEISILNSIISTGDDCVSIGPGTTNLWIQNMACGPGHGISIGSLAKDFEEAGVQNVTVRSVIFKNTTNGVRIKTWGRPSTGFVNNVLFQHATMIDVQNPIVIDQNYCPYNKNCPGQVSGVKVSDVTYQDIHGSSATRVAMKFDCSKENPCRRIKLEDVNLTYKNEPAAEASCANVAGTTSGIIQPTGCL from the exons atgaaaataGAGAACcccttttcttccttctttctaaTTTCACTTCTCTCCATATTTTTCACTAAATCCATAGCTGATATTTGTCCATTCAATGTTGTAAATTATGGTGCAAAGCCAGATGGGAAAACTGATTCATCAAATGCTTTTTTAACTGCTTGGGACTCAGCTTGTGGCTCTTCAAAACCAGCCACAATTTACGTACCACAAGGAAAGTTCTTAGTTAAACAAGCACATTTTAAAGGAAAATGCAAGAACAAAGCCATAATGTTTCGAATCGATGGTACACTTGTGGCGCCTTCCGATTATAATGTGATTGGAAATGCCAAAAATTGGCTTCTGTTTGAAGGTGTTGATGGAGTTTCCATTCATGGTGGTAGACTTGATGGCCAAGGATCTGGTTTGTGGGCTTGCAAAGCCTACGAGAAGAATTGTCCGAGGGGCGCCACG GCTCTGGGATTTTCCAATTCTAACAATGTAGCAATAACTGGACTAACTTCATTGAACAGCCAAATGTTTCACATTGTCATCAATGGGTGCAAAAATGTGAAGTTGCAGGCTGTCAAAGTTTTTGCCCCAGGAAAAAGCCCGAATACGGATGGCATTCATGTTCAATTATCGTCGGAGATCTCAATCTTGAACTCGATAATCAGTACGGGAGATGATTGCGTATCCATCGGTCCAGGAACTACTAACTTGTGGATCCAAAATATGGCTTGTGGCCCTGGACATGGAATCAG CATTGGAAGTTTAGCCAAGGATTTTGAAGAAGCAGGGGTGCAGAATGTGACAGTGAGATCAGTTATATTTAAGAACACAACAAATGGTGTGAGGATCAAAACGTGGGGCAGACCAAGTACTGGCTTTGTCAATAATGTTCTTTTCCAGCACGCTACGATGATTGACGTTCAAAATCCAATCGTTATTGATCAAAATTACTGCCCCTATAATAAAAATTGTCCGGGCCAGGTCTCAGGTGTGAAAGTTAGTGATGTTACTTATCAAGATATCCATGGAAGTTCAGCAACACGAGTCGCGATGAAATTCGATTGCAGTAAAGAGAATCCGTGCAGAAGAATAAAATTGGAAGATGTAAATCTCACATATAAGAATGAACCAGCTGCTGAAGCTTCGTGTGctaatgttgcaggaacaaCTTCTGGCATTATTCAGCCTACCGGTTGTTTGTAA